The following coding sequences lie in one Cyanobacterium sp. Dongsha4 genomic window:
- the gap gene encoding type I glyceraldehyde-3-phosphate dehydrogenase — translation MSKVKVAINGFGRIGRLVFRAGLANPNIEFVGINDLVPPKNIAYLLKYDSTHGRFQGKVETTEEGILVDDKLIPCYSIRNPEELPWKDNQAEYIVESTGLFTDYEGAKKHLIAGAKKVVISAPTKTPEQIPTLLVGVNHHNYDPTKDDIVSNASCTTNCLAPIAKVIDDSFGLAEGLMTTVHAMTATQPTVDGMSKKDLRGGRSAAQNIIPASTGAAKAVALVLPQLKGKLTGMAFRVPTPNVSVVDLTFRTEKPTSYEEICLRMKEASEGELKGVLGYTDEPVASSDFISDAHSSIFDAGAGIELNSHFFKVVSWYDNEWGYSNRMIDLILSMAGKE, via the coding sequence ATGTCAAAAGTTAAAGTAGCCATTAACGGATTTGGACGCATTGGAAGATTAGTTTTTCGAGCAGGATTAGCTAATCCCAATATTGAATTTGTTGGTATAAATGATCTTGTACCGCCTAAAAATATTGCCTATTTACTTAAATATGATTCTACTCATGGGCGTTTTCAGGGAAAAGTAGAAACCACAGAAGAAGGTATTTTAGTTGATGATAAGCTAATTCCTTGTTACTCCATACGCAATCCTGAAGAATTACCTTGGAAAGATAATCAAGCAGAATATATTGTTGAATCAACAGGTTTATTCACTGATTATGAAGGAGCAAAAAAACACCTAATTGCGGGGGCAAAAAAAGTAGTTATTTCCGCTCCAACAAAAACCCCAGAACAAATACCGACTCTTTTAGTAGGAGTTAATCATCATAATTATGATCCCACAAAAGATGATATTGTTTCTAATGCCAGTTGTACAACTAACTGTTTAGCACCCATTGCTAAAGTTATAGACGATAGTTTTGGTTTAGCAGAAGGATTAATGACTACAGTTCACGCTATGACTGCTACTCAACCGACTGTAGATGGCATGAGTAAAAAAGACTTACGGGGAGGGCGCAGTGCGGCACAAAATATCATTCCTGCTTCTACGGGGGCGGCCAAAGCAGTAGCTTTAGTGTTACCCCAACTGAAAGGGAAACTTACAGGAATGGCTTTTCGTGTTCCAACTCCTAATGTATCTGTGGTAGATTTAACTTTTAGGACGGAAAAACCTACCAGTTATGAGGAAATTTGTCTGAGGATGAAAGAGGCTTCTGAGGGCGAATTAAAAGGAGTTTTAGGTTATACCGATGAGCCTGTTGCTTCTTCTGATTTCATCTCTGATGCCCATTCAAGTATTTTTGATGCTGGTGCTGGAATTGAATTAAATTCTCACTTTTTTAAAGTAGTTTCTTGGTATGATAACGAGTGGGGTTATTCTAACCGAATGATTGATCTCATTTTATCTATGGCTGGAAAAGAATAA